AATTAACTTGGTACTCCCTAcgtcctaaaataaaatataagataCAAACCTCtaacataaaaattaaaaaaaagcctTCTCacttaatttataaaaattaaaaaaatactaatcacaCGACAATGCATGCACTGATGCATCTAATAAAATTAGAGTTCTTAAGGGTGTAGAATTTAAAAATACGAATTTAGAGAAGTGAGATGTGCAAGTTAATCATGTCGATCATGTACGTATGCACGTCTTGTATTACGAAacctaaaaaaatagttattactattatattttataatgaaGAGAGTAATAATCTAAGGTGACGATGGCAATTAGTATTACAAATAGACAAACCATATAGAccgtctttttttttgtttttaaggaATGAAATGCACATTAAACTCAGTACAAATTAATCGGAGAAAATTAGACAAGCTAGCAAGCTGGATTAATCCATGgataagaaaaggaaagagaacaCAATTCTATTACCATGAGAAGATGAGAACAGTGATTCGTATCTCAGATACATGAAAATtaagttttctttttaaaaggATAGAAGCTACTACTACACATGAAAATAAGGTCAATTAAGCGGCCTCCTACCGTACCACACAACTACACAAGCCTTCTGGACAGTTAGTTTCTTTTGGGTCGCGTTCCTGGCTAGCCGTAGCTGTCACCACCAGCATTAGCTGGCAAAACAGATTGATGTTATACAAGAAGAATATAATAACATTAGTTAATTAGACTAAACTAGATGTGGATCTATGTAAGCACAACATGTATAAATCCGATTAATTTGACGGGCACAACATACcacttattttaatttgttctaaCACTATTGAAACCGAGTGAACGGAGATGACTTTCTCTTCCTTGCTAACCAAGATTTTTGTGGGCTTGTTAACGCGGCTCCCTAAAAAACCAGGGAAAAAGTCTCGAAGcactatatatagctagctagctcctttATCTCCTTCATTTCTGTTCCATTTCCCATCCATCATATCGCCTCGTCGATCGTCTCCACCTTTCTTGCTTGTGCCACCAGCTTTATACTCTCCTTCTCCTCTGGCCACTCCGATTCCTCAGAGtagatacaatagcagactataagccacctataaacatatatcaagaagataaaaaaggagagaagaacAACGAGCTACAATTTATAGTTAGCTACAACACAGAATATAAAAcataatgtatgtatgacatGGGGTGCCAtttattaatagtgtagtatatgtttatatgtattaaattggctataagTGATTTGAAGCTAGTAtatagctatactattaaacttgctcttaatatAATTTATGCTTTTATTGTTCCTCTTTCTTCAGTCTAGTGATCACTAATGCTAGCTAGTGCTTAATTTCCTCAATCTAGCATCAGCATGGTGGAGCCTGTGAAATCGGAGCTTGGCAGCCTGTTCTTACCTCCAGGCTTCAGGTTTCATCCGACGGACGCTGAAGTTATCTTGAACTATCTCCTTGAGAAGTTCATCAACCCTAGCTTCACCTCCTTGCCCATCTACGAGGTCGACCTCAACAAGTGCGAGCCATGGGATCTCCCAAGtaagtcaaatttgttttcttttcttttctttcttccaaAAGCTTCTAGATGTAGATgcacaaataattaattagttattgATCGATGTTAATTTCTCCTATCTCATGCTATACAAATATTGATGAATTGAAATTACAGCGGCGAAGATGGGGAACAATGAATGGTACTTCAGCCGCAAGGACATGAAATACCCGACGGGGATGCGAACCAACCGAGCCACCAAAGAGGGATATTGGAAGGCCACCGGCAAGGACAGGGAGATCTTCAAGCCTGCCATTTACGAAGGAAGCAGCAAGAACAATAAGCAGCTTGTCGGGATGAAGAAGACGCTGGTGTTCTACATGGGGAGAGCTCCAAAGGGCACCAGGACCAACTGGGTGATGCACGAGTTCCGTCTCCACGCCAACCTCCACAACCACTACCCAAACCTTCGTCTCAATCCCAACGAATGGGTTGTGTGCAAGGTGTTCCACAAGAAGCAGAGAGACGAAGCCATCAacaaccagcagcagcagcctgccgttgatcaagccgacgacgacgacatcttTCAGCTAGATGACATCTTCGCTGACCCCAGCATCTACGACTTCAGCAACTCATCTGCCAACGTCTTGTCGGCGCCGCCCAACAACAATGCGGTTCATTCCTCCGTTTCTGCAGGTACGACGATGACTAGTACGACTACCGCCAGTAGCTTCCAGCATCAGCCAAACTGCTATAGTGCGCCTCTGCAGCAGCACGTCTCCTCTTGGAATAATACGCCTGGAGCTGGAGGAGCCCATGGAATTGGAAGCAGCTACTACaacttgcagcagcagcagcagcagcaggcagcaaTGGTGAAAGACCTAGAAGATATCATTGCTGTCCCGGATTATGGTACGCTACTGCCGAGCAGCAACAAGGGTTCATCAATAAGGTCGGCGACGGCTGGAGTTTCGCAGCAGAATCCCCTTGGCGTGCCGCAGTACAAGATAGAGAATTATGGGGATCATTACATATCACGAGAGTaatcacatatacatatatatactgcatGCTGCTGCTGTGTTTCGAGAGTTTTTTGTGCTCGGCTACTGCATACT
The nucleotide sequence above comes from Oryza glaberrima chromosome 11, OglaRS2, whole genome shotgun sequence. Encoded proteins:
- the LOC127755445 gene encoding NAC domain-containing protein 77-like; translated protein: MVEPVKSELGSLFLPPGFRFHPTDAEVILNYLLEKFINPSFTSLPIYEVDLNKCEPWDLPTAKMGNNEWYFSRKDMKYPTGMRTNRATKEGYWKATGKDREIFKPAIYEGSSKNNKQLVGMKKTLVFYMGRAPKGTRTNWVMHEFRLHANLHNHYPNLRLNPNEWVVCKVFHKKQRDEAINNQQQQPAVDQADDDDIFQLDDIFADPSIYDFSNSSANVLSAPPNNNAVHSSVSAGTTMTSTTTASSFQHQPNCYSAPLQQHVSSWNNTPGAGGAHGIGSSYYNLQQQQQQQAAMVKDLEDIIAVPDYGTLLPSSNKGSSIRSATAGVSQQNPLGVPQYKIENYGDHYISRE